A genomic segment from Actinoplanes sichuanensis encodes:
- a CDS encoding ABC transporter ATP-binding protein: MNSALELAGLAKHFGPKTAVHDVTLTVPAGSFYGLVGPNGAGKTTSLSMAVGLLRPDAGTARIFGADVWADPVKARAQVGVLPDGLALPERLTGRELLVFQARLRGFDKATSTSRAEELLDVLDLLDAERTLVNDYSTGMRKKIGLATALLHGPRLLVLDEPFEAVDPVSALTIRGILQTFVAGGGSVVLSSHVMALVEQVCDHVAVIDAGRVVAAGTLEEVRSGASLEGRFVELVGAGAATRKAPSWLAS; encoded by the coding sequence TTGAATTCCGCATTGGAGCTGGCCGGGCTGGCCAAACACTTCGGTCCCAAGACCGCGGTCCACGATGTGACGCTGACGGTGCCGGCCGGCTCGTTCTACGGCCTGGTCGGCCCGAACGGCGCCGGGAAGACCACCTCGCTGTCGATGGCCGTCGGCCTGCTGCGCCCGGACGCCGGAACGGCCCGGATCTTCGGCGCCGACGTGTGGGCCGACCCGGTCAAGGCCCGCGCCCAGGTCGGCGTGCTCCCCGACGGCCTGGCCCTGCCGGAACGCCTCACCGGCCGTGAGCTGCTGGTCTTCCAGGCCCGGCTGCGCGGGTTCGACAAGGCCACCTCGACGAGCCGGGCCGAGGAACTGCTCGACGTCCTCGATCTGCTCGACGCCGAACGCACCCTGGTCAACGACTACTCGACGGGCATGCGCAAGAAGATCGGCCTGGCCACCGCTCTGCTGCACGGGCCGCGCCTGCTGGTGCTGGACGAACCCTTCGAAGCGGTCGACCCGGTGTCCGCGCTGACCATCCGCGGAATCCTGCAGACGTTCGTCGCCGGTGGCGGTTCGGTGGTGCTGTCCAGTCACGTGATGGCCCTGGTCGAGCAGGTCTGCGACCACGTCGCGGTGATCGACGCCGGGCGGGTCGTCGCCGCCGGCACCCTCGAGGAGGTCCGCTCCGGCGCCAGTCTGGAGGGCCGGTTCGTCGAGCTCGTCGGCGCCGGTGCCGCGACCAGGAAGGCGCCGTCGTGGCTGGCGTCCTGA
- a CDS encoding phosphotransferase enzyme family protein, translating to MGWEALGRWGDDVTRIEPLTGGVANDVWSVRIDGRPAVARLGGRGDADLAWETSLLQHLDRAGLTVPVPLATTDGRLFVDGLVVMTYVEGGPPSTPADWRRVADTVRELHRVTHGWPQRPGWRSSLDLLRASSGTRIDLDAMPAEGVARCRAAWARLAGRPTCVVHGDLNPRNIRMTGARVALIDWDESHVDVPELDLALPGNAAGFDADAYDIAAQASAAWQAAVCWDDDYSRRRLAEVRPV from the coding sequence ATGGGGTGGGAGGCGCTCGGGCGGTGGGGTGACGACGTCACCCGGATCGAACCACTCACCGGCGGCGTCGCCAACGACGTGTGGAGTGTGCGGATCGACGGGCGGCCGGCGGTCGCTCGACTCGGCGGCCGCGGCGACGCCGACCTCGCCTGGGAGACGTCGCTGCTGCAGCATCTCGACCGCGCGGGGTTGACCGTGCCGGTGCCGCTCGCCACGACGGACGGCCGGCTGTTCGTCGACGGTCTGGTGGTGATGACCTACGTGGAGGGCGGGCCGCCCTCCACCCCGGCCGACTGGCGGCGGGTCGCCGACACCGTGCGTGAGCTGCATCGGGTCACGCACGGCTGGCCGCAGCGCCCGGGCTGGCGGTCGTCGCTGGACCTGCTGCGCGCCTCCTCGGGGACCAGGATCGACCTGGACGCGATGCCCGCGGAGGGCGTGGCCCGATGCCGGGCGGCGTGGGCGCGGCTCGCCGGCCGTCCGACGTGTGTCGTGCACGGCGACCTCAATCCGCGCAACATCCGGATGACCGGCGCCCGGGTCGCGCTGATCGACTGGGACGAGTCCCACGTCGACGTCCCCGAACTCGACCTGGCCCTGCCCGGCAACGCGGCGGGCTTCGACGCCGACGCCTACGACATCGCGGCCCAGGCCTCCGCCGCCTGGCAGGCCGCCGTCTGCTGGGACGACGACTACTCGAGAAGGCGTCTCGCGGAGGTGCGGCCGGTTTGA
- a CDS encoding helix-turn-helix domain-containing protein, whose amino-acid sequence MPSELGAFLQARRELVTPEEAGIPVTGVRRVAGLRREEVAMLAGISADYYLRLERGRDLNPSLQVLEALARVLRLDDDTRAYLIGLAGPKPRRRRTHRETLPPGTAKLVATLPLPAFVEGRCLDVLAANPLATALSPRLVPGGNRLRDVFLDEAERALFPNWETACAYLVAGFREAVGTDTDDPRFIELVGELSLASPLFRRLWARHDVRPRAGAVLSFHHPQVGELTLNREKLLVSGTDGIMLVVYHPDAGSEAADKLTLLASLAAQYSDDVDLSRASRPHPGVHTRSGP is encoded by the coding sequence ATGCCATCCGAACTGGGCGCCTTCCTGCAGGCCCGCCGCGAACTGGTCACCCCCGAGGAGGCCGGGATCCCGGTCACCGGCGTGCGCCGGGTCGCCGGTCTGCGCCGCGAGGAGGTCGCCATGCTCGCCGGCATCAGCGCCGACTACTACCTGCGACTGGAACGCGGCCGCGACCTCAACCCGTCGTTGCAGGTCCTGGAGGCCCTGGCCCGGGTGCTGCGCCTCGACGACGACACCCGCGCCTACCTGATCGGCCTGGCCGGACCGAAACCGCGCCGACGGCGCACCCACCGGGAGACCCTGCCGCCGGGCACCGCGAAACTCGTCGCCACCCTGCCGCTGCCGGCGTTCGTCGAGGGCCGCTGCCTCGACGTCCTCGCCGCCAACCCGCTCGCGACGGCCCTGTCACCACGACTCGTCCCCGGCGGTAACCGGCTGCGGGACGTCTTCCTCGACGAGGCCGAACGGGCGCTCTTCCCGAACTGGGAGACGGCCTGCGCCTACCTGGTCGCCGGATTCCGCGAGGCGGTCGGCACCGACACCGACGATCCGCGCTTCATCGAACTCGTCGGCGAACTCTCCCTCGCCAGCCCGCTCTTCCGGAGACTGTGGGCCCGCCACGACGTGCGCCCACGGGCCGGAGCGGTCCTCTCATTCCATCATCCACAGGTCGGCGAACTCACCCTCAACCGGGAGAAACTGCTGGTCAGCGGCACCGACGGAATCATGCTCGTGGTTTACCACCCGGACGCCGGAAGTGAAGCCGCCGACAAGCTCACACTGCTGGCCTCACTTGCGGCACAGTATTCGGATGACGTCGACCTTTCCCGGGCAAGTCGCCCGCACCCAGGGGTTCACACTCGGTCTGGCCCGTAA
- a CDS encoding DUF1152 domain-containing protein has protein sequence MSSLLTPPLFAALAPARRILIAGAGGGFDVYAGLPLALALRATGAEVHLASLSFSQLELIDQQSWAERNVAAITPDTASPDWFFPERTLARWLAARDMPSTVYAFPPLGVQTLREAYRHLVDRLEIDAVVLVDGGTDILMRGDEDALGTPVEDITSIAAVTALDVPIKLVTCLGFGIDAYHGVNHVQVLENIAALDRDGGYLGALSIPGDSREAVLYREAVADAQAATPERPSIVNGQIAAAVAGAFGDVQFTRRTSGSTLFVNPLMAIYFTVDLDKLAARCLYLDRIENTVGRNQVITRIQTFRNEIPSTRIPRAYPH, from the coding sequence ATGTCCTCCCTGCTCACACCACCGCTGTTCGCGGCACTGGCACCGGCCCGACGGATCCTGATCGCCGGTGCCGGCGGCGGCTTCGACGTGTACGCCGGACTGCCGCTGGCCCTGGCGCTGCGCGCGACCGGCGCCGAGGTGCACCTGGCCAGCCTGTCGTTCTCCCAGCTGGAACTCATCGACCAGCAGTCCTGGGCGGAACGCAACGTCGCCGCGATCACCCCGGACACCGCCAGTCCGGACTGGTTCTTCCCGGAACGGACATTGGCCCGCTGGCTCGCCGCGCGGGACATGCCCTCGACGGTGTACGCGTTCCCACCCCTCGGAGTGCAGACGCTACGGGAGGCGTACCGCCATCTCGTCGATCGTCTGGAGATCGACGCCGTGGTGCTGGTCGACGGTGGCACCGACATCCTGATGCGGGGTGACGAGGACGCCCTGGGCACCCCGGTCGAGGACATCACCAGCATCGCCGCGGTGACCGCCCTCGACGTGCCGATCAAGCTGGTCACCTGCCTCGGCTTCGGCATCGACGCCTACCACGGCGTCAACCACGTGCAGGTGCTGGAGAACATCGCCGCCCTCGACCGGGACGGCGGCTACCTGGGTGCGCTGTCCATCCCCGGAGACAGCCGGGAGGCCGTCCTCTACCGGGAGGCGGTCGCTGACGCGCAGGCCGCCACGCCCGAACGGCCCAGCATCGTCAACGGGCAGATCGCGGCCGCGGTCGCCGGCGCCTTCGGCGACGTCCAGTTCACCCGGCGGACCAGCGGCAGCACGCTGTTCGTCAACCCGCTGATGGCCATCTACTTCACCGTCGACCTGGACAAACTCGCCGCTCGGTGCCTCTACCTCGACCGGATCGAGAACACCGTCGGTCGCAACCAGGTGATCACCCGCATCCAGACGTTCCGCAACGAGATCCCCAGCACGCGGATTCCGCGCGCCTACCCGCATTAA
- a CDS encoding S9 family peptidase translates to MTSTFPGQVARTQGFTLGLARNLVISPDGSRVVFLRTPGGEDPVAGLWLHDVATGEEKLLADAAALGATDAGPMSERERARRERARDRSAGISVFHTDAEVRTIVFTLDMRLFVADVSAGRVTEVGAREPVAEARIDPTGNWIAYVHDDELRVISRDGKDDRALAEPDGPEVTWGLPEHEASESMDRFQGYWWAPDGRSLVAARVDNSPVQVWYISDPAHPERPPTALRYPAAGTPNADVSLHVLGLDGGRTEIDWDRKAFEYVTRVTWDRTALLVTVQNRPQTAMRILSADPATGRTTVLREDTAADWTTIVSGVPAHTASGALLWTVEEGDTRRLTVDGVPVTPPGLQIDRVLSIDGDSVLFTAFEDPAVRHLWTWSPTALRQVTTEDGLHDGRLAGGTTVVDARTPTGETVTVNGRPLAGFAATPSIIPRPRLHWLGERRIRTAVLLPTGYTGGPLPVLMDPYGGRAAQRAVAARSRYWASQWFADQGFAVVIADGRGTPGRGPTWDRSRGDDHPAPRLQDQVDALQAAAEHYDLDLSKVGIRGWSAGGYLAALAVLRRPDVFHAGIAGAPVTDMLLYSSHWQEKTLGLPAENPRMYAQSSLIDDAPNLRVPLLLIHGLVDDNVLPVHTMKLSAALLAAGRPHTVLPLPGASHMGAVDGLWEYELAFLRQSLNLS, encoded by the coding sequence ATGACGTCGACCTTTCCCGGGCAAGTCGCCCGCACCCAGGGGTTCACACTCGGTCTGGCCCGTAACCTCGTGATCTCGCCGGACGGCTCCCGCGTGGTCTTCCTGCGCACGCCCGGCGGCGAGGATCCGGTCGCCGGCCTGTGGCTCCACGACGTCGCGACCGGCGAGGAGAAGCTGCTCGCCGACGCGGCGGCGCTGGGCGCCACCGACGCCGGACCGATGTCCGAGCGGGAACGGGCGCGGCGTGAGCGGGCCCGCGACAGGTCCGCGGGGATCAGCGTCTTCCACACCGACGCGGAGGTACGGACGATCGTGTTCACCCTCGACATGAGGTTGTTCGTGGCCGACGTGTCCGCCGGTCGGGTCACCGAGGTCGGCGCGCGGGAGCCGGTCGCCGAGGCACGCATCGACCCGACCGGTAACTGGATCGCCTACGTCCACGACGACGAACTGCGGGTGATCAGCCGCGACGGCAAGGACGACCGGGCCCTGGCCGAACCGGACGGCCCCGAGGTCACCTGGGGTCTGCCGGAGCACGAGGCGTCCGAGTCGATGGACCGGTTCCAGGGCTACTGGTGGGCGCCCGACGGCCGTTCGCTGGTCGCCGCCCGGGTCGACAACAGCCCCGTCCAGGTGTGGTACATCAGTGACCCGGCCCACCCGGAGCGCCCGCCGACCGCCCTGCGATACCCGGCCGCCGGCACCCCGAACGCCGACGTCAGCCTGCACGTGCTCGGCCTGGACGGTGGCCGTACCGAGATCGACTGGGACCGTAAGGCGTTCGAATACGTCACCCGGGTGACCTGGGACCGGACCGCCCTGCTGGTGACGGTCCAGAACCGCCCGCAGACCGCGATGCGGATCCTGTCCGCCGACCCGGCCACCGGCCGCACCACGGTGCTGCGCGAGGACACCGCCGCGGACTGGACCACGATCGTCTCCGGTGTACCCGCCCACACCGCGTCGGGCGCCCTGCTGTGGACCGTCGAGGAGGGCGACACCCGCCGCCTGACGGTCGACGGCGTCCCGGTGACCCCGCCCGGCCTGCAGATCGACCGGGTGCTGTCGATCGACGGCGACTCGGTGCTGTTCACCGCCTTCGAGGACCCGGCGGTCCGGCACCTGTGGACCTGGTCGCCGACGGCGTTGCGGCAGGTGACCACCGAGGACGGTCTGCACGACGGCCGGCTCGCCGGTGGGACGACGGTCGTCGACGCGCGCACCCCGACCGGCGAGACCGTGACGGTCAACGGCCGCCCGCTGGCCGGGTTCGCGGCGACCCCGTCGATCATTCCGCGTCCGCGGCTGCACTGGCTCGGTGAGCGCCGGATCCGTACCGCGGTGCTGCTGCCGACCGGCTACACCGGCGGCCCGCTGCCGGTGCTGATGGACCCCTATGGCGGCCGGGCCGCGCAGCGGGCCGTCGCCGCCCGGTCCCGTTACTGGGCGTCGCAGTGGTTCGCCGACCAGGGCTTCGCCGTGGTCATCGCGGACGGCCGGGGCACGCCCGGTCGTGGCCCGACTTGGGACCGGTCCCGCGGCGACGACCACCCGGCGCCGCGCCTGCAGGACCAGGTCGACGCCCTCCAGGCAGCCGCCGAGCACTACGACCTGGACCTGTCGAAGGTCGGCATCCGCGGCTGGTCGGCCGGCGGCTACCTGGCCGCGCTGGCCGTACTGCGCCGCCCGGACGTCTTCCACGCCGGCATCGCCGGGGCGCCGGTCACCGACATGCTGCTCTACAGCTCGCACTGGCAGGAGAAGACCCTGGGCCTGCCGGCCGAGAACCCGCGGATGTACGCCCAGTCGTCGCTGATCGACGACGCCCCGAACCTGCGCGTCCCGCTGCTGCTGATCCACGGCCTGGTCGACGACAACGTCCTGCCGGTGCACACCATGAAACTGTCCGCCGCCCTGCTCGCGGCGGGCCGCCCGCACACCGTCCTGCCGCTGCCCGGCGCCTCGCACATGGGCGCCGTCGACGGCCTGTGGGAGTACGAACTGGCGTTCCTCAGGCAGTCGCTGAACCTGTCGTAA
- a CDS encoding VOC family protein, with translation MTLDLYALCVDARQPERLAGFWAAMLGYQAVDDPYGGVLIGGDHGFRLRFQAEQAPKTAANLMHFDLTSTSIQDQEQTVAKALALGGRHLDIGQGDVDHVVLGDPEGNEFDVIEPGNGFLAGCGFIGALASDGSQAVGYFWAQALGWPLVWDENEETAIQSPSGGTKITWGGPPLDPRDGKPRISYDISGLDEPETRRLIALGATHLEDGPGWVRLTDPDGNPFRLLAGPH, from the coding sequence ATGACCCTGGACCTGTACGCCCTCTGCGTCGACGCGCGTCAACCCGAACGGCTCGCCGGGTTCTGGGCGGCGATGCTCGGCTATCAGGCGGTCGACGACCCGTACGGGGGAGTGCTGATCGGCGGTGACCACGGGTTCCGGTTACGGTTCCAGGCCGAGCAGGCGCCGAAGACGGCGGCGAACCTGATGCACTTCGACCTGACCAGCACCTCGATCCAGGACCAGGAACAGACCGTCGCGAAAGCGCTGGCGCTCGGCGGGCGGCACCTCGACATCGGGCAGGGCGACGTCGACCACGTGGTGCTCGGTGATCCGGAGGGCAACGAGTTCGACGTGATCGAGCCCGGTAACGGCTTTCTCGCCGGGTGCGGGTTCATCGGGGCGCTGGCCAGTGACGGCAGTCAGGCGGTCGGCTACTTCTGGGCTCAGGCACTGGGCTGGCCGCTGGTCTGGGACGAGAACGAGGAGACCGCGATCCAGTCCCCGTCAGGTGGCACGAAGATCACCTGGGGCGGTCCGCCGCTGGATCCGCGTGACGGCAAGCCGCGAATCTCGTACGACATCAGTGGTCTTGACGAGCCGGAGACCCGCCGCCTGATCGCCCTCGGCGCCACCCACCTGGAGGACGGCCCCGGCTGGGTCCGGCTGACCGACCCGGACGGTAACCCGTTCCGGCTCCTGGCGGGTCCGCACTGA
- a CDS encoding phosphotransferase family protein — MNVTRLRWSDIPDSLRARAEAAVATPLREVGSAPGGFTPGVASALAGQSGESFFVKAIARHTSEVAGSYLREALVAAALPPQVPSPRLLWWHDDGVWIVMLFEHVDGRTPQIAGLEPVLVAVAALGETPGPAGLPRLVDEYDEDFAGWRGVDDWPAVVDAYPELAAASLDALAAREKRWSQVADGTALVHGDLRLDNMIHTDAGVRIVDWPNACIGAGWFDLLLMTPSLAMHGVDVQTLISEHPLTGTVDHDDLDTVLIAAAGYFVTRSLLPPPPAAPAVRDFQRAQATALLAWLATRRPDLLTDRT; from the coding sequence ATGAACGTGACACGGCTGCGCTGGTCCGACATTCCGGACTCCCTCCGGGCCCGTGCCGAGGCCGCCGTGGCGACCCCGCTGCGGGAGGTCGGCAGCGCACCCGGCGGGTTCACCCCCGGCGTGGCCTCGGCGCTCGCCGGGCAGTCGGGGGAGTCGTTCTTCGTGAAGGCCATCGCCCGGCACACGTCGGAGGTGGCCGGCTCCTACCTGCGCGAGGCGCTGGTCGCCGCGGCGTTGCCGCCGCAGGTGCCCAGCCCACGGCTGCTCTGGTGGCACGACGACGGCGTGTGGATCGTGATGCTGTTCGAGCACGTCGACGGCCGTACCCCGCAGATCGCCGGCCTCGAACCGGTGCTGGTGGCCGTGGCCGCGCTGGGCGAGACCCCGGGCCCGGCGGGCCTGCCCCGGCTCGTCGACGAATATGACGAGGACTTCGCCGGCTGGCGAGGCGTCGACGACTGGCCCGCGGTCGTCGACGCCTACCCGGAGCTCGCCGCCGCCTCGCTCGACGCGCTGGCCGCCCGGGAGAAACGCTGGTCGCAGGTCGCCGACGGGACCGCGCTCGTCCACGGCGACCTGCGGCTGGACAACATGATCCACACCGATGCGGGCGTCCGGATCGTCGACTGGCCCAACGCGTGCATCGGTGCCGGCTGGTTCGACCTGCTGCTGATGACCCCGAGTCTGGCCATGCACGGCGTCGACGTGCAGACGCTGATCAGCGAACACCCGCTGACCGGTACGGTCGACCACGACGACCTGGACACCGTGCTGATCGCAGCGGCCGGGTACTTTGTCACCCGATCCCTGCTGCCTCCGCCCCCGGCGGCGCCCGCGGTCCGCGACTTCCAGCGGGCGCAGGCGACCGCGCTGCTGGCCTGGCTGGCAACGCGCCGCCCCGACCTGCTCACCGATCGGACGTGA
- a CDS encoding NAD-dependent epimerase/dehydratase family protein: MTQRVLVTGGSGFIAGHCIRVLQDQGFAVRATARSPRPGFVHADLLSDDGWKAAAAGCDYVLHVASPVRPGHVANEDDLIVPAREGTLRVLRAAADAGVKRVVLTSAFHAVGFGHPHTSHVFTEDDWSVMNGPGMDAYGRSKVLAERAAWEFAAREGLELTTMLPVAVMGPVSGGSVSGANHIVQRMLAGEMPGFPDLHIPIVDVRDVASAHVAAMTAAGAAGERFLLASGPVTPMREIGAVLRSHLGAAASKVPTRDLPNMVVRLGAVFNPQLRAFAGELGYAKQISNAKARRILGWTPRPSTEAIIAAGESLAVRPTAPSARKTR, encoded by the coding sequence ATGACACAGCGTGTTCTCGTCACCGGTGGTTCAGGTTTCATCGCCGGTCACTGCATCCGGGTTCTTCAAGATCAAGGCTTTGCGGTACGGGCGACCGCCCGCTCCCCTCGGCCGGGTTTCGTGCACGCCGACCTGCTGTCCGACGACGGTTGGAAGGCCGCCGCGGCGGGCTGCGACTACGTGCTGCACGTGGCGTCGCCGGTGCGGCCCGGGCACGTCGCGAACGAGGACGACCTGATCGTCCCGGCCCGGGAGGGCACGCTGCGGGTACTGCGGGCGGCGGCCGACGCCGGGGTGAAGCGGGTGGTGCTGACGTCGGCGTTCCATGCGGTCGGGTTCGGTCATCCGCACACCTCGCACGTGTTCACCGAGGACGACTGGTCGGTGATGAACGGGCCGGGGATGGACGCCTACGGCCGTAGCAAGGTTCTGGCCGAGCGGGCGGCCTGGGAGTTCGCCGCCCGGGAGGGCCTGGAGCTGACCACGATGCTGCCGGTCGCGGTGATGGGCCCGGTGTCCGGCGGTTCGGTGTCGGGTGCCAACCACATCGTGCAGCGGATGCTCGCCGGTGAGATGCCCGGTTTCCCGGACCTGCACATCCCGATCGTCGACGTGCGGGACGTGGCGAGCGCCCACGTGGCGGCGATGACCGCCGCCGGTGCCGCCGGCGAGCGGTTCCTGCTGGCCAGTGGCCCGGTGACGCCGATGCGGGAGATCGGTGCGGTGCTGCGCTCGCACCTGGGCGCGGCGGCGTCGAAGGTACCGACCCGCGATCTGCCGAACATGGTCGTCCGCCTGGGTGCGGTGTTCAATCCGCAGTTGCGGGCGTTCGCGGGCGAACTCGGCTACGCCAAGCAGATCTCCAACGCCAAGGCGCGACGGATCCTCGGCTGGACACCGAGGCCTTCCACCGAAGCGATCATCGCCGCCGGCGAAAGCCTCGCGGTACGGCCGACCGCCCCGTCCGCGCGAAAAACGCGGTGA